A single genomic interval of Alligator mississippiensis isolate rAllMis1 chromosome 15, rAllMis1, whole genome shotgun sequence harbors:
- the SHC1 gene encoding SHC-transforming protein 1 isoform X2 has protein sequence MEYVDMNKLSCGKKTRVEGGQLGGDEWTRHGSFVNKPTRGWLHPDDKVMGPGVSYLVRYMGCVEVLQSMRALDFNTRTQVTREAISLVCEAVPGAKGAVRRRKPCGRSLNSILGKSNLKFAGMPITLTISTSSLNLMASDCKQIIANHHMQSISFASGGDPDTAEYVAYVAKDPVNQRACHILECPEGLAQDVISTIGQAFELRFKQYLKNPPKLVTPHDRMAGFDGSAWDEEEEEATDHQYYNDFPGKEPPIGGLVDMRLRDSAGAALTPNHLGATLPVGQVSGGEYETRKQHPPAQGWEKLPAPAGGPGRPDLFDDPSYVNVQNLDKARQASSTGLPGTTNGSTQRDLFDMKPFEDALRVPPPVPMGLPPAQVVASMEEQLRREPWYHGKMNRKEAEKLLKVNGDFLVRESTTTPGQYVLTGLQGGQPKHLLLVDPEGVVRTKDHRFESVSHLISYHMDNHLPIISAGSEMCLQQPVERRL, from the exons aTGGAGTACGTG GATATGAACAAGCTGAGCTGTGGCAAGAAGACgcgggtggaaggtggccagctGGGGGGTGACGAATGGACCCGGCACGGCAGCTTCGTCAATAAGCCCACCCGCGGCTGGTTGCACCCCGACGACAAGGTCATGGGCCCTGGTGTCTCCTACCTCGTCAGG TATATGGGTTGTGTGGAAGTTCTCCAGTCCATGAGAGCACTGGATTTCAACACCCGGACTCAGGTCACCAG GGAGGCGATCAGCCTGGTGTGCGAGGCAGTGCCTGGAGCCAAAGGAGCCGTGCGCAGAAGGAAG CCCTGTGGCCGCTCACTCAACTCCATCCTGGGCAAGAGCAACCTGAAGTTCGCTGGCATGCCCATCACCCTCACCATCTCCACCAGCAGCCTCAACCTCATGGCCTCCGACTGCAAGCAG ATCATCGCCAACCACCACATGCAGTCCATCTCCTTCGCCTCTGGGGGCGACCCG GACACTGCAGAGTATGTTGCCTATGTTGCCAAAGACCCTGTCAATCAGAGAG CCTGCCACATCCTGGAGTGCCCCGAGGGCCTGGCCCAGGACGTAATTAGCACCATTGGGCAGGCCTTTGAGCTGCGCTTCAAGCAGTACCTAAAGAACCCCCCGAAGCTGGTGACACCCCATGACCG GATGGCTGGATTCGATGGCTCGGCCtgggacgaggaggaggaggaggccacGGATCACCAGTACTACAACGACTTCCCCGGGAAGGAACCGCCCATTGGGGGTCTGGTAGACATGCGGCTGCGTGACAGTGCTGGCGCAGCCCTGACACCCAACCACCTGGGGGCCACGCTG cctgtgggccaggtgtCTGGAGGCGAGTACGAGACCAGGAAGCAGCATCCTCCCGCACAAG GATGGGAGAAGCTCCCTGCCCCGGCCGGGGGGCCCGGGCGCCCTGACCTCTTTGATGACCCATCCTATGTCAACGTGCAGAACCTGGACAAGGCGCGCCAGGCCTCCTCCACCGGCCTCCCTGGCACCACCAATGGTAGCACCCAGAGGGACCTCTTCGACATGA AGCCATTTGAGGATGCTCTGCGTGTGCCACCTCCTGTGCCCATGGGGCTGCCGCCGGCCCAGGTGGTGGCCTCCATGGAAGAGCAGTTGCGGCGGGAGCCCTGGTACCACGGGAAGATGAACCGCAAGGAAGCAGAGAAGCTGCTGAAAGTGAATGGGGACTTCCTGGTGCGCGAGAGCACCACCACGCCGGGGCAGTATGTACTGACTGGGCTGCAGGGCGGGCAGCCCAAGCACCTACTGCTTGTGGATCCGGAGGGAGTG GTCCGGACCAAGGATCACCGGTTCGAGAGCGTCAGCCACCTGATCAGCTACCATATGGACAATCACCTGCCCATCATCTCTGCTGGCAGTGAGATGTGCCTGCAGCAGCCGGTGGAGAGGAGACTGTGA
- the SHC1 gene encoding SHC-transforming protein 1 isoform X1, with protein sequence MDLLPRTKYSHLRESASLSSLDEVPGSSASPGSSGSPSSAPPSPARPADLSSGSEDSPTTLCSFFPKMANLKLANPASLLSLRGFSASPLRDEAPAEPMAPAGTSPVSVGPLALCPQDMNKLSCGKKTRVEGGQLGGDEWTRHGSFVNKPTRGWLHPDDKVMGPGVSYLVRYMGCVEVLQSMRALDFNTRTQVTREAISLVCEAVPGAKGAVRRRKPCGRSLNSILGKSNLKFAGMPITLTISTSSLNLMASDCKQIIANHHMQSISFASGGDPDTAEYVAYVAKDPVNQRACHILECPEGLAQDVISTIGQAFELRFKQYLKNPPKLVTPHDRMAGFDGSAWDEEEEEATDHQYYNDFPGKEPPIGGLVDMRLRDSAGAALTPNHLGATLPVGQVSGGEYETRKQHPPAQGWEKLPAPAGGPGRPDLFDDPSYVNVQNLDKARQASSTGLPGTTNGSTQRDLFDMKPFEDALRVPPPVPMGLPPAQVVASMEEQLRREPWYHGKMNRKEAEKLLKVNGDFLVRESTTTPGQYVLTGLQGGQPKHLLLVDPEGVVRTKDHRFESVSHLISYHMDNHLPIISAGSEMCLQQPVERRL encoded by the exons ATGGACCTGCTGCCCCGCACCAAGTACAGCCACCTGCGGGAGTCCGCGTCCTTGTCCTCTCTGGACGAGGTGCCCGGCTCCTCTGCCTCGCCCGGCTCCTCTGGCTCCCCATCCTcggcaccccccagccctgcgcgCCCGGCCGATCTCTCCTCCGGCTCCGAGGACTCGCCCACCACTCTCTGCTCCTTCTTTCCCAAAATGGCAAACCTGAAGTTGGCCAACCCTGCCAGCCTTCTCAGCCTGCGTGGCTTCTCCGCCAGCCCCCTCCGAGATGAGGCGCCTGCTGAGCCCATGGCCCCTGCGGGCACCAGCCCAGTCTCAGTGGGGCCTCTTGCCCTCTGTCCCCAGGATATGAACAAGCTGAGCTGTGGCAAGAAGACgcgggtggaaggtggccagctGGGGGGTGACGAATGGACCCGGCACGGCAGCTTCGTCAATAAGCCCACCCGCGGCTGGTTGCACCCCGACGACAAGGTCATGGGCCCTGGTGTCTCCTACCTCGTCAGG TATATGGGTTGTGTGGAAGTTCTCCAGTCCATGAGAGCACTGGATTTCAACACCCGGACTCAGGTCACCAG GGAGGCGATCAGCCTGGTGTGCGAGGCAGTGCCTGGAGCCAAAGGAGCCGTGCGCAGAAGGAAG CCCTGTGGCCGCTCACTCAACTCCATCCTGGGCAAGAGCAACCTGAAGTTCGCTGGCATGCCCATCACCCTCACCATCTCCACCAGCAGCCTCAACCTCATGGCCTCCGACTGCAAGCAG ATCATCGCCAACCACCACATGCAGTCCATCTCCTTCGCCTCTGGGGGCGACCCG GACACTGCAGAGTATGTTGCCTATGTTGCCAAAGACCCTGTCAATCAGAGAG CCTGCCACATCCTGGAGTGCCCCGAGGGCCTGGCCCAGGACGTAATTAGCACCATTGGGCAGGCCTTTGAGCTGCGCTTCAAGCAGTACCTAAAGAACCCCCCGAAGCTGGTGACACCCCATGACCG GATGGCTGGATTCGATGGCTCGGCCtgggacgaggaggaggaggaggccacGGATCACCAGTACTACAACGACTTCCCCGGGAAGGAACCGCCCATTGGGGGTCTGGTAGACATGCGGCTGCGTGACAGTGCTGGCGCAGCCCTGACACCCAACCACCTGGGGGCCACGCTG cctgtgggccaggtgtCTGGAGGCGAGTACGAGACCAGGAAGCAGCATCCTCCCGCACAAG GATGGGAGAAGCTCCCTGCCCCGGCCGGGGGGCCCGGGCGCCCTGACCTCTTTGATGACCCATCCTATGTCAACGTGCAGAACCTGGACAAGGCGCGCCAGGCCTCCTCCACCGGCCTCCCTGGCACCACCAATGGTAGCACCCAGAGGGACCTCTTCGACATGA AGCCATTTGAGGATGCTCTGCGTGTGCCACCTCCTGTGCCCATGGGGCTGCCGCCGGCCCAGGTGGTGGCCTCCATGGAAGAGCAGTTGCGGCGGGAGCCCTGGTACCACGGGAAGATGAACCGCAAGGAAGCAGAGAAGCTGCTGAAAGTGAATGGGGACTTCCTGGTGCGCGAGAGCACCACCACGCCGGGGCAGTATGTACTGACTGGGCTGCAGGGCGGGCAGCCCAAGCACCTACTGCTTGTGGATCCGGAGGGAGTG GTCCGGACCAAGGATCACCGGTTCGAGAGCGTCAGCCACCTGATCAGCTACCATATGGACAATCACCTGCCCATCATCTCTGCTGGCAGTGAGATGTGCCTGCAGCAGCCGGTGGAGAGGAGACTGTGA
- the SHC1 gene encoding SHC-transforming protein 1 isoform X3, giving the protein MNKLSCGKKTRVEGGQLGGDEWTRHGSFVNKPTRGWLHPDDKVMGPGVSYLVRYMGCVEVLQSMRALDFNTRTQVTREAISLVCEAVPGAKGAVRRRKPCGRSLNSILGKSNLKFAGMPITLTISTSSLNLMASDCKQIIANHHMQSISFASGGDPDTAEYVAYVAKDPVNQRACHILECPEGLAQDVISTIGQAFELRFKQYLKNPPKLVTPHDRMAGFDGSAWDEEEEEATDHQYYNDFPGKEPPIGGLVDMRLRDSAGAALTPNHLGATLPVGQVSGGEYETRKQHPPAQGWEKLPAPAGGPGRPDLFDDPSYVNVQNLDKARQASSTGLPGTTNGSTQRDLFDMKPFEDALRVPPPVPMGLPPAQVVASMEEQLRREPWYHGKMNRKEAEKLLKVNGDFLVRESTTTPGQYVLTGLQGGQPKHLLLVDPEGVVRTKDHRFESVSHLISYHMDNHLPIISAGSEMCLQQPVERRL; this is encoded by the exons ATGAACAAGCTGAGCTGTGGCAAGAAGACgcgggtggaaggtggccagctGGGGGGTGACGAATGGACCCGGCACGGCAGCTTCGTCAATAAGCCCACCCGCGGCTGGTTGCACCCCGACGACAAGGTCATGGGCCCTGGTGTCTCCTACCTCGTCAGG TATATGGGTTGTGTGGAAGTTCTCCAGTCCATGAGAGCACTGGATTTCAACACCCGGACTCAGGTCACCAG GGAGGCGATCAGCCTGGTGTGCGAGGCAGTGCCTGGAGCCAAAGGAGCCGTGCGCAGAAGGAAG CCCTGTGGCCGCTCACTCAACTCCATCCTGGGCAAGAGCAACCTGAAGTTCGCTGGCATGCCCATCACCCTCACCATCTCCACCAGCAGCCTCAACCTCATGGCCTCCGACTGCAAGCAG ATCATCGCCAACCACCACATGCAGTCCATCTCCTTCGCCTCTGGGGGCGACCCG GACACTGCAGAGTATGTTGCCTATGTTGCCAAAGACCCTGTCAATCAGAGAG CCTGCCACATCCTGGAGTGCCCCGAGGGCCTGGCCCAGGACGTAATTAGCACCATTGGGCAGGCCTTTGAGCTGCGCTTCAAGCAGTACCTAAAGAACCCCCCGAAGCTGGTGACACCCCATGACCG GATGGCTGGATTCGATGGCTCGGCCtgggacgaggaggaggaggaggccacGGATCACCAGTACTACAACGACTTCCCCGGGAAGGAACCGCCCATTGGGGGTCTGGTAGACATGCGGCTGCGTGACAGTGCTGGCGCAGCCCTGACACCCAACCACCTGGGGGCCACGCTG cctgtgggccaggtgtCTGGAGGCGAGTACGAGACCAGGAAGCAGCATCCTCCCGCACAAG GATGGGAGAAGCTCCCTGCCCCGGCCGGGGGGCCCGGGCGCCCTGACCTCTTTGATGACCCATCCTATGTCAACGTGCAGAACCTGGACAAGGCGCGCCAGGCCTCCTCCACCGGCCTCCCTGGCACCACCAATGGTAGCACCCAGAGGGACCTCTTCGACATGA AGCCATTTGAGGATGCTCTGCGTGTGCCACCTCCTGTGCCCATGGGGCTGCCGCCGGCCCAGGTGGTGGCCTCCATGGAAGAGCAGTTGCGGCGGGAGCCCTGGTACCACGGGAAGATGAACCGCAAGGAAGCAGAGAAGCTGCTGAAAGTGAATGGGGACTTCCTGGTGCGCGAGAGCACCACCACGCCGGGGCAGTATGTACTGACTGGGCTGCAGGGCGGGCAGCCCAAGCACCTACTGCTTGTGGATCCGGAGGGAGTG GTCCGGACCAAGGATCACCGGTTCGAGAGCGTCAGCCACCTGATCAGCTACCATATGGACAATCACCTGCCCATCATCTCTGCTGGCAGTGAGATGTGCCTGCAGCAGCCGGTGGAGAGGAGACTGTGA